A single genomic interval of Sphingopyxis sp. CCNWLW2 harbors:
- a CDS encoding sigma-70 family RNA polymerase sigma factor — protein MTGTTAAASQPQAETLSDSEFKTLLAGVIPHLRAYGRSLSGNPDLADDLTQDTMVKAWASRERFERGTSIKAWTFVILRNTFLSQMRRNKFVGEYDETAVERTMSTPAAQEDSGEMADLQRGLMELPQDQREALILVGAGGLSYEEAASICDCALGTMKSRVSRARAALEEIMNSGQFSQKRADAPPSSEAVDAIMDSVEAITARREAANR, from the coding sequence ATGACCGGAACCACCGCCGCTGCTTCGCAGCCGCAGGCCGAAACCCTGTCCGACAGCGAATTCAAGACGCTGCTCGCTGGCGTCATTCCGCACCTTCGCGCCTATGGCCGCAGCCTGTCGGGCAACCCCGACCTCGCCGACGATCTGACGCAGGACACGATGGTCAAGGCGTGGGCGTCGCGCGAGCGGTTCGAACGCGGCACCTCGATCAAGGCGTGGACCTTCGTCATCCTGCGCAACACCTTCCTGTCACAGATGCGCCGCAACAAATTCGTCGGCGAATATGACGAGACCGCGGTCGAGCGCACGATGTCGACCCCCGCTGCCCAAGAAGACAGCGGCGAGATGGCCGACCTGCAGCGCGGGCTGATGGAATTGCCGCAGGACCAGCGCGAGGCGCTGATCCTCGTCGGCGCCGGCGGGCTGTCCTATGAAGAGGCAGCGAGCATCTGCGACTGCGCGCTCGGCACGATGAAAAGCCGCGTCTCGCGCGCCCGCGCCGCGCTCGAAGAGATTATGAACAGTGGCCAATTCTCGCAGAAGCGCGCCGACGCGCCGCCGTCGAGCGAAGCGGTCGACGCGATCATGGACAGCGTCGAGGCGATCACCGCACGGCGCGAAGCGGCGAACCGCTAA
- a CDS encoding PQQ-dependent sugar dehydrogenase, protein MKNLPHLALISALAVAACSAAPASTEAAPADTAKLDASGAQPATPLADAPFTVKEVASFNEPWAMTFVPGTRAALITERSGKLKLWQESGPTLDVAGVPAVAYGGQGGFGDVIVAPDFATSGTIYLSWAEPGPGNTYGAVVGKAKLKQGAAPALEGLQIIWKQNPKVTGQGHYSHRLLFSPDGKYLFIGSGERQKFTPAQDMTGNLGKVLRLNPDGSIPADNPFVSEGGVTAQIWSLGHRNILGLAFDGTGKLWNQEMGPKGGDEVNLVEAKANYGYPIVSNGDHYDGKDIPDHPTRPEFAAPKLWWNPSVSPGGLVWYDGDLYPGWKNSLLMGALSGEGLIRMQVDGDKLHKSDRWNFGQRIREVEVRDDGSVWLLTDGEGGKLVRLVPKK, encoded by the coding sequence ATGAAAAACCTGCCGCATCTTGCCCTGATTTCCGCGCTGGCCGTCGCCGCCTGCTCGGCCGCCCCCGCGTCGACCGAAGCCGCGCCCGCGGACACCGCCAAGCTCGACGCCTCGGGCGCGCAGCCCGCGACGCCGCTCGCCGATGCACCCTTCACGGTGAAGGAGGTCGCGAGCTTCAACGAACCCTGGGCGATGACTTTTGTCCCCGGGACGCGCGCGGCGCTGATCACCGAACGATCGGGCAAGCTCAAACTGTGGCAGGAAAGCGGCCCGACGCTCGACGTCGCGGGTGTCCCCGCGGTCGCCTATGGCGGTCAGGGCGGGTTCGGCGACGTGATCGTCGCGCCCGACTTTGCGACCAGCGGCACGATTTACCTGAGCTGGGCCGAGCCCGGCCCCGGCAACACCTATGGCGCGGTGGTCGGCAAGGCGAAGCTGAAGCAAGGCGCCGCGCCCGCGCTCGAAGGGCTCCAGATCATCTGGAAACAGAACCCCAAGGTCACCGGGCAAGGCCATTATTCGCACCGCCTTCTCTTCTCGCCCGACGGCAAATATCTCTTCATCGGATCGGGCGAGCGCCAGAAATTCACACCCGCGCAGGATATGACGGGCAATCTCGGCAAGGTCCTTCGCCTCAATCCCGACGGCAGCATCCCGGCGGATAACCCCTTCGTCAGTGAAGGCGGCGTGACCGCGCAAATCTGGTCGCTCGGCCATCGCAACATCCTTGGCCTCGCCTTCGACGGCACCGGCAAGCTCTGGAACCAGGAAATGGGGCCGAAGGGCGGCGACGAGGTCAATCTGGTCGAGGCGAAGGCCAATTATGGCTATCCGATCGTGTCGAACGGCGACCATTATGACGGCAAGGATATTCCCGACCACCCGACGCGCCCCGAATTCGCGGCGCCGAAACTCTGGTGGAACCCGTCGGTCTCGCCGGGCGGGCTCGTCTGGTATGACGGCGATCTCTATCCGGGCTGGAAGAACAGCCTCTTGATGGGGGCGCTGTCGGGCGAAGGGCTGATCCGCATGCAGGTCGATGGCGACAAGCTCCACAAGTCCGACCGCTGGAATTTCGGCCAGCGCATCCGCGAGGTCGAGGTACGCGACGACGGCTCGGTCTGGCTGCTCACCGACGGCGAGGGCGGCAAGTTGGTGAGGCTGGTTCCGAAAAAGTGA
- a CDS encoding esterase/lipase family protein, with translation MIRGFLTRRAEWPARIPDPDALPPLTLLWREIGSLARAIGARIRPMPPEPNPDSEHPPVMVLPGFLSGDWATKGLRADLRRSGFRCYAWGLGFNRGATPDIIDRIDTRVQWIIDRTGYAPALVGWSLGGIYAREYAKHHPDKVARVVTLGSPFSGSRRANRAWRLYHLVARHPVDNPPIDFHPAPRPEMPTFALWSKHDGVVAVSSARGLPHESDRQVEVDCGHMGFAYAPTSVAAIVKALTEEVSDETPDQQTSMR, from the coding sequence ATGATCCGCGGCTTCCTCACCCGGCGCGCCGAATGGCCCGCGCGCATCCCCGATCCCGACGCGCTGCCGCCGCTGACGTTGCTCTGGCGCGAGATTGGATCGCTGGCGCGCGCCATCGGAGCGCGCATCCGGCCGATGCCGCCCGAGCCCAATCCCGACAGCGAGCATCCGCCGGTGATGGTGCTCCCGGGCTTCCTGTCGGGCGACTGGGCCACCAAGGGGCTGCGCGCCGACCTCCGCCGCTCGGGTTTCCGCTGTTACGCCTGGGGTCTCGGCTTCAACCGCGGCGCGACCCCCGATATCATCGATCGCATCGACACCCGCGTCCAGTGGATCATCGACCGCACCGGCTATGCCCCCGCGCTCGTCGGCTGGAGCCTCGGCGGCATCTATGCGCGCGAATATGCCAAGCATCACCCGGACAAGGTCGCGCGCGTCGTTACGCTCGGTTCGCCCTTTTCGGGCAGCCGCCGCGCCAACCGCGCCTGGCGCCTCTATCACCTCGTCGCGCGCCACCCGGTCGACAATCCGCCGATCGACTTCCACCCCGCCCCGCGCCCCGAAATGCCGACCTTCGCGCTCTGGTCGAAGCATGACGGCGTCGTCGCGGTGAGCAGCGCGCGCGGGCTTCCGCATGAGAGTGATCGGCAGGTCGAGGTCGACTGCGGCCATATGGGCTTCGCCTATGCGCCCACATCGGTCGCGGCGATCGTCAAGGCGCTGACCGAAGAGGTGAGCGACGAAACACCCGATCAGCAGACGTCGATGCGATAG
- a CDS encoding class I SAM-dependent methyltransferase yields the protein MAEGAQHFLDSFKDPAAVARYTEGPRRFVPGLDGLHRMTGLLLAERVPDDAHILVLGAGGGSEMKAMAEAHPGWRFTGVDPAGPMLDLAAEVLGPNAHRAELIEGYIDDAPAGPFDGATCLLTLHFLATEERIRTAAEIRRRLKPGAPFVAAHGSFPQGADERDRWLDRYAAYAIASGGDPDQVAKGREAVATHVAMLSPEADEDVLRAAGFANVEQFYAAFTWRGWVGYA from the coding sequence ATGGCTGAAGGCGCCCAGCATTTCCTCGACAGCTTCAAGGACCCCGCCGCGGTCGCGCGCTATACCGAAGGGCCGCGGCGCTTCGTCCCCGGGCTCGACGGCCTCCACCGCATGACCGGGCTGTTGCTGGCCGAGCGCGTCCCCGACGACGCGCATATCCTCGTGCTCGGCGCGGGCGGCGGCAGCGAGATGAAGGCGATGGCCGAGGCGCATCCGGGCTGGCGTTTCACCGGTGTCGACCCCGCCGGACCGATGCTCGACCTCGCGGCTGAGGTGCTCGGGCCAAACGCCCACCGCGCGGAATTGATCGAAGGCTATATCGACGACGCCCCGGCCGGCCCGTTCGACGGCGCGACCTGCCTCCTGACCCTTCACTTCCTCGCGACCGAAGAACGCATCCGCACCGCCGCAGAAATCCGTCGCCGCCTCAAGCCCGGCGCACCCTTTGTGGCCGCGCACGGCAGCTTCCCACAGGGTGCTGACGAACGCGATCGCTGGCTCGATCGCTACGCCGCCTATGCCATCGCCTCGGGCGGCGATCCGGATCAGGTCGCCAAGGGCCGCGAGGCCGTCGCCACCCATGTCGCGATGCTGAGCCCAGAAGCCGACGAAGACGTGCTTCGCGCCGCGGGCTTCGCCAACGTCGAGCAATTCTACGCCGCCTTCACCTGGCGCGGCTGGGTGGGTTATGCGTAA
- a CDS encoding NepR family anti-sigma factor — translation MNGKGPLPPGADARRTLGSFPGTTGDQWHRTLTGRQAPEPVSAKLRMIYGNVVAEKLPDNMLDLLSQLDQKSPKQ, via the coding sequence ATGAACGGCAAGGGCCCCCTCCCCCCGGGCGCCGATGCGCGCCGCACGCTGGGAAGCTTTCCCGGCACGACCGGCGACCAGTGGCATCGCACGCTGACCGGGCGGCAAGCGCCCGAGCCGGTCAGCGCGAAGCTGCGCATGATCTATGGTAATGTCGTCGCCGAAAAGCTGCCCGACAATATGCTCGACCTTCTTTCCCAGCTCGATCAGAAAAGTCCGAAGCAATAA
- a CDS encoding GNAT family N-acetyltransferase has translation MTDTLLALSTDHCRITPLFADDARALSAITDETVTSQVHFLPAPFTEADARALIAKSGGGDVFHAVRDESGLDLSGVIGVHRRVGQEYEIGYWFAARVRGKGIATEAVRAVVGALATSRPGCSIVAECHPDNERSHALLRRIGFVSTGRAGKRPGRMLMAWRAAPAYRIDVC, from the coding sequence ATGACCGATACCTTGCTTGCCCTGTCGACCGACCATTGCCGCATCACGCCGCTGTTTGCCGACGATGCGCGCGCCTTGTCCGCGATCACCGACGAGACGGTGACCTCGCAGGTTCATTTCCTGCCCGCACCCTTCACCGAGGCCGACGCGCGCGCGCTGATCGCCAAATCAGGAGGCGGCGATGTCTTTCATGCGGTGCGCGACGAAAGCGGCCTCGATTTGAGCGGCGTGATCGGCGTCCACCGCCGCGTGGGGCAGGAATATGAGATCGGCTACTGGTTCGCGGCGCGGGTGCGGGGGAAGGGCATCGCGACCGAGGCGGTGCGCGCGGTCGTCGGGGCGCTCGCCACGTCGCGGCCGGGCTGCTCGATCGTCGCCGAATGCCACCCCGATAATGAGCGCTCGCACGCGCTGCTGCGCCGGATCGGTTTCGTATCGACGGGGCGCGCGGGGAAAAGGCCGGGGCGGATGCTGATGGCGTGGCGCGCGGCGCCCGCCTATCGCATCGACGTCTGCTGA
- a CDS encoding S41 family peptidase: MNIRHWTAILIATTAGMGSTAAAQDAPLTAADKRAVVEQLGQTLEANYVFPDKAKTIAATLRSHLDAGDYDKATDRRSLASELTDDLIATSNDLHFSVGVDPAWVADYAARQDPARAEAVREAERREEARKNFGFAGLRYLGGNIAYVDLTHFADPEPGYDAAAAAMRFIENGDAVIYDLRYNNGGYLEMAQLLASQLFRGDKDQELFDYYYNLDGRRVERGQWVLPALPAKRLTGKPVYVLTGSTSFSAAEWFAYTLKKLGRATLVGERTAGGAHPVDRKPVGTDFFVQVPIGQIRDPIDRGDFEGQGVTPDHLVPSADALAVAHRLALTDLAKTDPAKRADADWLAPELAARPQPTTTALKAIAGRYEGRRVDLVEGKLLYTWRERLRLTLEPLAGDLLAIEGVRDFRFRIVRKGGKVTALERLNRDGTTQTYARLD, encoded by the coding sequence ATGAATATTCGGCATTGGACTGCAATTCTGATCGCCACCACCGCAGGGATGGGAAGCACCGCCGCAGCGCAAGACGCGCCGCTCACGGCCGCCGACAAGCGCGCGGTCGTCGAACAGCTCGGCCAGACGCTTGAGGCGAACTATGTCTTTCCCGACAAGGCGAAAACCATTGCCGCGACGCTCCGCAGCCACCTCGACGCCGGTGATTATGATAAAGCGACCGACCGGCGCTCGCTCGCGAGCGAGCTGACCGACGACCTGATCGCCACAAGCAACGACCTGCATTTCTCGGTCGGAGTCGATCCGGCATGGGTCGCCGACTATGCCGCACGGCAGGACCCCGCGCGCGCCGAGGCAGTGCGCGAGGCGGAACGGCGCGAAGAGGCGCGGAAGAATTTCGGCTTTGCCGGCCTCCGCTATCTGGGCGGCAATATCGCCTATGTCGACCTGACGCATTTCGCCGACCCCGAACCCGGCTATGACGCCGCCGCGGCGGCGATGCGCTTTATCGAAAATGGCGACGCGGTGATTTATGACCTGCGCTACAATAATGGCGGCTATCTTGAGATGGCGCAATTGCTCGCGAGCCAGCTGTTCCGCGGCGACAAGGATCAGGAACTCTTCGATTATTATTATAATCTCGACGGCCGCCGCGTCGAACGCGGCCAATGGGTGCTCCCTGCGCTGCCCGCAAAGCGGCTGACCGGCAAACCCGTCTATGTCCTTACCGGCTCGACCAGCTTCTCCGCCGCCGAATGGTTCGCCTACACGCTCAAGAAACTCGGCCGCGCGACGCTGGTCGGCGAACGCACCGCGGGCGGCGCGCATCCGGTCGACCGCAAGCCCGTCGGCACCGACTTTTTTGTGCAGGTGCCGATCGGTCAGATCCGCGACCCTATCGACCGCGGCGATTTCGAAGGTCAGGGCGTCACGCCCGACCATCTGGTTCCGTCGGCCGACGCCCTCGCCGTCGCGCATCGCCTTGCGCTGACCGACCTTGCCAAGACCGATCCGGCCAAACGCGCCGACGCCGACTGGCTCGCGCCCGAACTCGCCGCGCGCCCGCAGCCGACCACGACCGCGCTCAAGGCCATCGCCGGCCGCTACGAAGGACGGCGCGTCGATCTCGTCGAGGGCAAATTGCTCTACACCTGGCGCGAACGCCTCCGCCTGACGCTCGAGCCGCTCGCCGGCGACCTGCTCGCGATCGAAGGCGTGCGCGACTTCCGCTTCCGTATTGTACGCAAAGGCGGCAAGGTCACCGCGCTCGAACGCCTCAACCGCGATGGAACAACCCAGACCTATGCCCGCCTCGACTGA
- a CDS encoding VOC family protein codes for METQLLHRGRLIDHIQLVVADLTASRAFYGAIFDVFGVPIGGEAEDYFWADELFVSTKDSQAALGKLTGRHHLAFQAADRGAVDAFYKAGLAAGGRDNGAPGERPYHPGYYAAFLLDPDGNNIEAVYHGAHQRSAASVEIRFEG; via the coding sequence ATGGAAACGCAATTGCTGCACCGCGGGCGGTTGATCGATCATATCCAGCTTGTCGTCGCCGACCTGACGGCGAGCCGCGCCTTTTACGGCGCGATCTTCGATGTCTTCGGCGTACCGATCGGCGGTGAGGCCGAGGATTATTTCTGGGCCGACGAGTTGTTCGTGTCGACGAAGGACAGTCAGGCGGCGCTCGGCAAGCTGACCGGGCGGCATCATCTGGCGTTTCAGGCGGCGGACCGCGGTGCGGTCGACGCCTTTTACAAGGCGGGCCTCGCCGCGGGCGGGCGCGACAATGGCGCACCGGGCGAGCGGCCTTATCATCCGGGCTATTATGCGGCTTTCCTGCTCGATCCCGATGGCAACAATATCGAGGCGGTCTATCATGGTGCGCATCAGCGCAGCGCGGCGTCGGTGGAGATCCGCTTCGAAGGTTGA
- a CDS encoding Rrf2 family transcriptional regulator produces the protein MKRDSRLSGVLHVLLHMAEQGSPMTSDQLAKAMQTHPVVIRRILGGLRDAGFVHSEKGHGGGWTIAKDLRQITMRDVYGAIGRPSLMAMGNRTEAPGCLVEQAVNAALDTSFRDAEALLLARFGEVTLAALAADFHARMAARSPQTQEHIHG, from the coding sequence ATGAAACGCGACAGCCGACTCTCGGGCGTGCTCCACGTCCTCCTCCATATGGCCGAACAGGGCTCTCCGATGACCTCGGACCAGCTCGCGAAGGCGATGCAGACGCACCCGGTCGTGATCCGCCGCATCCTCGGCGGGTTGCGCGATGCGGGCTTCGTCCACAGCGAAAAGGGCCATGGCGGCGGCTGGACGATCGCGAAGGACCTTAGGCAAATCACGATGCGCGACGTCTATGGCGCGATCGGCCGGCCCAGCCTGATGGCGATGGGCAACCGCACCGAGGCGCCCGGCTGCCTCGTCGAACAGGCGGTCAACGCCGCGCTCGACACCAGCTTTCGCGATGCCGAAGCGCTGCTGCTCGCGCGCTTCGGCGAAGTGACGCTCGCGGCGCTCGCCGCCGATTTCCACGCGCGCATGGCCGCGCGATCCCCCCAAACGCAGGAGCATATCCATGGCTGA
- a CDS encoding helix-turn-helix transcriptional regulator has product MQSDQLSTFPSDHNAPAEWEVLNTLIGEIYDSVLHPESWNETLARITGTLCPLSWEAAFILWESSNPPSARFVAATGLAAGIQEIYTAVYAGSHPWSRKFQRYGNGSVIDSYDIMTREEFYESEFFRNFLKPYGIDRLVGVLLDRRDGDRLGLMIPGPGDRDVERLKRGLRVLAPHIQRAMRISDRIASLDLAAGAARAAADAAPFAIFSLDDQLGILAANSRAARYEQAGFIRIAQDRFAFTHPASQKRLLDLVKSSDPAGLAFQTVGDAGAECPVLVARVTRQSAQQLGGVRLGASLIVTLGSAPGETPVVEIDRVAQWFGLTPAEARLAVALAAGDTLKDYAALRAVSVNAARFLLKGIFRKTGATTQAQLVALLARLPAPGAS; this is encoded by the coding sequence ATGCAGAGCGACCAGCTATCGACCTTTCCGTCCGACCATAATGCGCCGGCCGAATGGGAGGTGCTCAACACGCTGATCGGCGAAATCTATGATTCGGTGCTCCATCCCGAAAGCTGGAACGAAACCCTCGCCCGCATCACCGGCACCCTCTGCCCGTTAAGTTGGGAAGCCGCCTTCATCCTCTGGGAAAGCAGCAATCCGCCGAGCGCGCGCTTCGTCGCCGCGACGGGCCTCGCCGCGGGAATCCAGGAGATCTACACCGCGGTCTATGCCGGCAGCCATCCATGGTCGCGCAAGTTCCAGCGCTATGGCAACGGCAGCGTCATCGATAGCTATGACATTATGACGCGCGAGGAATTCTATGAGAGTGAGTTCTTCCGCAATTTCCTGAAACCCTATGGCATCGACCGGCTTGTCGGGGTGTTGCTCGACCGGCGCGACGGCGACCGGCTCGGGTTGATGATCCCCGGCCCCGGCGACCGCGACGTCGAGCGGCTGAAGCGCGGCCTCCGCGTCCTCGCGCCGCATATCCAGCGCGCCATGCGGATCAGCGACCGCATCGCCTCGCTCGACCTTGCTGCGGGCGCCGCGCGCGCCGCCGCCGACGCCGCGCCCTTCGCGATCTTCAGCCTCGACGATCAGCTGGGTATCCTTGCCGCGAACAGCCGCGCCGCGCGCTACGAACAGGCGGGCTTCATCCGCATCGCGCAGGACCGCTTCGCCTTCACCCATCCCGCCAGCCAGAAACGATTGCTCGACCTCGTCAAAAGTTCGGACCCCGCCGGTCTCGCCTTCCAGACGGTCGGCGACGCGGGCGCCGAGTGCCCCGTGCTCGTCGCGCGCGTCACGCGCCAGTCGGCGCAGCAACTCGGCGGCGTGCGCCTCGGCGCGTCGCTGATCGTCACGCTCGGCAGCGCGCCGGGCGAAACCCCCGTGGTCGAAATCGACCGCGTCGCGCAATGGTTCGGGCTGACCCCCGCCGAAGCCCGCCTCGCCGTCGCGCTCGCCGCGGGCGACACGCTGAAGGACTATGCGGCGCTGCGGGCGGTCAGCGTGAACGCGGCCCGCTTCCTTCTGAAAGGGATATTCCGCAAGACCGGGGCAACGACGCAGGCGCAACTCGTCGCGCTGCTCGCGCGACTGCCTGCGCCGGGCGCGAGTTAG